The following are from one region of the Aspergillus luchuensis IFO 4308 DNA, chromosome 4, nearly complete sequence genome:
- a CDS encoding DUF3759 domain-containing protein (COG:S;~EggNog:ENOG410PSVC;~InterPro:IPR022234;~PFAM:PF12585), translating to MGWFDRDSFEGQSHEELRNFEPGTEVTEEHKAKFSHELIGGAAAYEAMKAYEEHQEKNGKPDNHAQAKEILAGLAGAFIDREVETKGLDFVDREKAKYHARQQLEQASAQDF from the exons ATGGGTTGGTTCG ACAGAGACAGCTTCGAGGGTCAGTCCCACGAGGAGCTCCGCAACTTTGAGCCCGGCACCGAGGTCACCGAGGAGCACAAGGCCAAGTTCAGCCACGAGCTCATTGGCGGTGCCGCTGCCTACGAGGCCATGAAGGCCTACGAGGAGCACCAGGAGAAGAACG GCAAGCCCGACAACCACGCCCAGGCCAAGGAGATCCTCGCCGGTCTTGCTGGTGCCTTCATCGACCGCGAGGTTGAGACCAAGGGTCTTGACTTCGTCGACCGTGAGAAGGCCAAGTACCACGCTCGCCAGCAGCTCGAGCAGGCCTCCGCCCAGGACTTCTAA